The window GCCGGTCGTCTGATCCTGGAAGGACCGATGACATCCGAGCAGCAGCACACCATCGATGCACTGTTGCAGCGCCGGGCCGACCGCGAACTACAGATTCACCCCATGGAACGGATCATGGAAGTCCGGGATCAACCGGGCAGGATCATCGTCACGACCACCAGCGCCATGCTGGCGCGGGGGCTCTACGTGGCCGTAGCGACCACCTATAAGGGGACCCTGCAGATCTACTACGATGCACAGGCGGACTGCCTGAACATGCATTGGACGAAATGGCGTGACTGCTGCGGACTGTTGCGGCGGCGTGCAAGCCTAAGCAATAGCCATATCGGTTGAACGATTGACCGATTGACCGACGCCTACCCGCAAATCGATTCATCCCCCTCCGAGACATTCCCATGCAATTGATCGAACAGAAGTTCGTGGTGCGCCGTCTGGAAGACCTCCTGGCCAGCTCCGACGCCGCTTTCCAATCGGCTTTCCATCATTTCCAGGACGCACTCATCCTGGTTTTTCGCCAAGAGGAAGAGGACATGGTCCAGCTTCGCTATGATCAGCGCGATATCCATATGGCGGAACACCAGAAGCTGCTGCAACTGCTATGGCGCATCTCCGCCCGCCTCCACTATCACGAAATGGAAGCCGCCCGCGAGATGGCGGCCCTGCTGCCTCAATGCCTGCTGGAACATATGGTGAAAATAGATCTTCCCTTGCAGCAGACGATGGCTTACGCCAGTTC is drawn from Herbaspirillum seropedicae and contains these coding sequences:
- a CDS encoding BCAM0308 family protein is translated as MKAPRQLLPRSATPAPAIIVHEARAVPLLCQGAVMDGWRDQHTVCPTCGAFFDGLAWTWSLPTSYALQRTCPACRRLSEKRPAGRLILEGPMTSEQQHTIDALLQRRADRELQIHPMERIMEVRDQPGRIIVTTTSAMLARGLYVAVATTYKGTLQIYYDAQADCLNMHWTKWRDCCGLLRRRASLSNSHIG